The genomic window GAGAGATTCAGGGATGAGGCTTACGTCTGGAACGAGCCCGCGGAGAGgacctcgaccagctcgcTCATCTTGAGCGCGCCGGTCTCGGTCTTTGTCCCCGGCCGGGCAATCTTGTCGACGGACCCGAGGACCTCGTCCAGGAGCGCTGTATTCTTCGTGGTGGAAGCGTTGCCTGCCGTGGTGTCttcgtcgacatcgtcatcgtcgttgtcgttatcgtcgtcgttaaTGTCAATGAAGTTGGCAATCACGGCAAtctgcccggcggcgggaccCTGCCACACCATGTGCATCTCCATGGCCATGCTGGTGCCGTTGTCGAGGTGCTCGCTGGGCAGGTGGAAGTGGAACTGCTGCAGCGTATACGGCACATGCTCAAATGTCAtgttgccgccaccgcccgcggcgacgacgacctcgacggtgGTGCCGAGGTTCTCAAAGTCCgtgccccccgccgccctgtcgGGGATGCTGAGGGACAGGTTGCGGCCGCGGATCACGGCAAAGGACCCCGGCGACATGTCAATGGGGGATTGCTTCGAGCCATGAGCGCAGAGGGCGTTTTTGGTAGGGTCCAAGTTGACCCAGCTCGCGGGACCCTGCAGTGGTGGTGTTTGTTAGTATAGTTGTAAGTTTGGCCTGagtgaaggcggcggcgggtggtggtaAAGCAAGGTGGACCGGGAAGTCATGGGTGAAGTATTAGACTCGGACGGTGCGTTTGTTAGTTAATACCTTTTCCCCTGAGTATCCGAATGTGTTTACTttgaccgcgccgccctctggCCTGGGCTCCAGGATGGTGCCATATGCGCACGACGCACTTACCTGGCCGGTCAAGCACAGAAACACCAGACCTGCTGTTGCTACTGCTCGGAAATACATTTCACAACAAGAAGAAAGAGAGGGGAGAAGAGAGTGGTGTGGGAGCCTCGGATCAGGCTCAAACTTGGAGCAGAGTTTCGACTTGCGTGAGGACAGCGATGAGCGGGCACCAACACCACAACGGGAGGCCTGGAAACAAAAGAACATAGGCGAGTGAACCGAGTGAGGGAAGAGTAGAGAAACAAGGGATTTCTACTAATGACACCCTGACATGCTGCCTTGCCAACAGAGGACGCGCCGTTGAGCATATAAGCTCGCGTGCCACACGAACAAGACAGCGGCCTACAGAATGCATATGCAAGGAGCCCATGGATATTCTACTGCCTGCCTCGAATTATTGCGAGTGGGGGCGGACAAGTTGGTCGTCGGTGATGGACTGGATCTTTCTTCCTCGTGTGTCACTCATCAGAGCGTTGCCTCGCGTTCTCCAtatggggaggaggagcgccagCGCTGTGCGTCTCGGGAGGCGTGTCGCCGGGCGATGGAGGAGTTGAGGCATAGCCCACACTCGAGGGGGGTTCATGCCCCGTTTTGCCGGCCCGCCACCGCTGGAAAGTCGTCGAAGCGATAGTATGCATATGAGATGAAGGAGCATGGCGTTACGTTTCACGCTGCTGTGAGATTGAGGTTAAAATGATGTTTGCCGCCACGCGA from Purpureocillium takamizusanense chromosome 14, complete sequence includes these protein-coding regions:
- a CDS encoding uncharacterized protein (EggNog:ENOG503NYY5~COG:P) yields the protein MFFCFQASRCGVGARSSLSSRKSKLCSKFEPDPRLPHHSLLPSLSSCCEMYFRAVATAGLVFLCLTGQVSASCAYGTILEPRPEGGAVKVNTFGYSGEKGPASWVNLDPTKNALCAHGSKQSPIDMSPGSFAVIRGRNLSLSIPDRAAGGTDFENLGTTVEVVVAAGGGGNMTFEHVPYTLQQFHFHLPSEHLDNGTSMAMEMHMVWQGPAAGQIAVIANFIDINDDDNDNDDDDVDEDTTAGNASTTKNTALLDEVLGSVDKIARPGTKTETGALKMSELVEVLSAGSFQTYEGSLTTPPCTEGVRWLVSTQKLAIKPGTFKMARSVIGFNARFLQNNVGVRKRTQKRLRVGTVPRIPIPYPWA